In a single window of the Diabrotica undecimpunctata isolate CICGRU chromosome 11, icDiaUnde3, whole genome shotgun sequence genome:
- the LOC140452855 gene encoding uncharacterized protein gives MPKLRKYGKMKLIEAVKDVQNGTESYRTAEKKYGIPKSTIEFKLKHPEHKDTLGPSPILTCEEENTLVRWIQETASKGFPKKANDLKSSVQKFLIENPRPNNFKDNRPGDGWLKGFLKRHPGVSRRTSEGVTAASACVSERDIKNWFKNIETYVKEKHLEEVLTDPSRIFNGDESGFQICPSTGKVFAMKGFKNVYNVEKSSSKENVTVMFTFSADGKICVPMVIYPYQRIPEKVAKGINPKWGVGRSDNGWMTAETFYQYIANVFYPHLIENNIKLPVILFVDGHKSHLSYQLSLLCNELQIKVIALYPNATRILQPCDVSIFRPLKEAWRQSVREWEEQHPGGVVNKVVFATILEQAIKKSCKTETVVNGFKACGLFPFNADAIDYTKCLGKEVDSDSDANNSNQDSEDEDIDELFTEYKEAQKHL, from the exons ATGCCTAAACTTAGAAAATATGGTAAGATGAAACTTATAGAAGCTGTTAAGGATGTCCAAAATGGCACTGAATCATATAGAACAGctgaaaaaaaatatggaattccGAAGTCCACaatagaatttaaattaaaacatccgGAACATAAAGATACACTTGGACCGTCTCCTATTTTAACTTGCGAGGAGGAGAATACTCTGGTTAG ATGGATACAAGAAACTGCTTCAAAAGGTTTCCCCAAAAAGGCTAACGATTTAAAAAGCAGCgtgcaaaaatttttaatcgAAAATCCGCGCCCCAATAACTTTAAAGATAATCGACCTGGAGATGGATGGTTAAAA gGATTTTTGAAGCGACATCCAGGGGTTTCTAGAAGGACAAGTGAAGGTGTGACGGCAGCTAGCGCTTGTGTATCTGAACGAGACatcaaaaactggtttaaaaatattgaaacctatgttaaagaaaaacatttagaagaagttctaactgatccatcaagaatttttaatggagatgagtcaggatttcaaatatgtccatctactggaaaagtatttgctatgaaaggtttcaaaaatgtttataacgttGAAAAAAGCTCTTCAAAAGAAAACGTCACTGTGATGTTTACGTTTTCAGCAGACGGTAAAATTTGCGTGCCTATGGTTATTTATCCTTATCAACGTATTCCTGAAAAGGTTGCTAAAGGTATTAATCCTAAATGGGGTGTGGGCAGAAGCGATAATGGTTGGATGACGGCAGAGACATTCTATCAGTATATTGCGAATGTTTTTTACCCACacttaattgaaaataatattaagcttCCAGTTATTCTTTTTGTAGATGGGCACAAGAGTCACTTAAGTTACCaattaagtctattgtgtaatgAACTGCAGATTAAAGTGATTGCACTTTATCCTAACGCCACAAGGATTTTACAACCCTGTGACGTTTCTATTTTCCGTCCATTAAAAGAAGCTTGGCGGCAATCAGTGAGAGAATGGGAAGAACAGCATCCAGGAGGGGTAGTGAATAAGGTTGTATTTGCTACTATATTGGAGCAAGCTATAAAAAAAAGCTGTAAAACTGAAACAGTAGTAAATGGTTTCAAGGCTTGCGGATTGTTTCCATTTAATGCAGATGCTATTGACTACACAAAATGTTTAGGCAAAGaagta GATAGTGATTCTGATGCTAATAACAGTAACCAAGACAGTGAGGATGAAGACATTGACGAACTTTTCACTGAATACAAAGAAGCACAAAagcatttataa